A single genomic interval of Leptospira semungkisensis harbors:
- a CDS encoding histone deacetylase family protein gives MRQQLERLALIYHPEYNMDLGPHVFPARKYAMIYNQVKEDPKLSSLPALQPAPVGEEELSLVHTPEFISDFMNLRYTDRTMYSELPLNQAIVRSFCLGVGGTILAAETTENYKYVYHIGGGFHHSMPDRAEGFCYLNDAAIATKLYLKKYPEKKVLFIDLDLHQGNGNARIFQDDDSVWTFSMHQEDLYPKKEKSNLDIPLDNGTGDKQYMSYLAEGLEKIRAEFKPDLIFYFAGADPFEDDSLGDLKLTFEGLKNRDKMVKAFADSLDVPVVIMPAGGYARNFHDTVRIHFNTIRVFASLI, from the coding sequence TTGCGACAACAGTTAGAACGGCTCGCATTAATTTATCATCCGGAATACAATATGGATTTGGGTCCTCACGTATTCCCCGCACGTAAATACGCAATGATATACAATCAAGTCAAGGAAGATCCTAAACTTTCTTCTTTGCCTGCGCTTCAACCGGCTCCGGTTGGAGAAGAAGAACTGAGTCTAGTGCATACTCCCGAATTTATTTCGGATTTTATGAATCTCAGATACACGGACAGGACCATGTATTCGGAGCTTCCTCTCAACCAAGCCATCGTAAGAAGTTTTTGTTTGGGAGTAGGTGGAACCATTCTCGCGGCAGAAACGACTGAGAATTATAAATATGTGTATCATATTGGCGGTGGCTTCCATCATAGCATGCCGGACAGAGCGGAAGGCTTCTGCTATTTGAATGATGCTGCGATTGCGACGAAACTTTATCTGAAAAAATATCCGGAGAAGAAGGTTTTGTTCATAGATCTGGACCTTCACCAAGGAAACGGGAACGCTAGAATTTTCCAAGATGATGACTCCGTTTGGACTTTTTCGATGCACCAAGAGGATTTATATCCGAAGAAAGAAAAGTCGAATTTAGATATCCCCTTAGACAACGGCACTGGGGATAAACAATATATGTCCTATTTGGCGGAAGGTTTGGAGAAGATCCGAGCGGAATTTAAACCAGATCTGATCTTCTATTTTGCCGGGGCAGATCCTTTCGAAGACGATTCGTTAGGCGATCTGAAACTGACTTTCGAAGGATTAAAGAACAGAGACAAGATGGTGAAAGCATTTGCCGATTCCTTGGATGTTCCCGTGGTGATCATGCCGGCAGGCGGATACGCTCGCAACTTCCATGATACGGTCAGGATCCATTTCAATACGATCCGGGTTTTCGCCTCTTTAATTTAG
- the rpmF gene encoding 50S ribosomal protein L32 yields the protein MAVPKRRKSKSKVRMKRAHHAIGKPNLVPCPNCNSFRPPHRICPVCGFYKDRVVVEPKVRKTSEEN from the coding sequence ATGGCAGTTCCTAAGAGACGAAAATCCAAATCCAAAGTAAGGATGAAACGGGCCCACCACGCGATCGGCAAACCCAATCTAGTCCCATGTCCGAACTGCAACTCCTTCAGACCTCCTCACAGGATTTGCCCAGTATGCGGTTTCTACAAAGACCGTGTGGTAGTTGAGCCGAAAGTCAGGAAGACTAGCGAAGAGAACTAA
- a CDS encoding mechanosensitive ion channel family protein: MEDIIRLLNPFFLLGLKERTISQELILVVYFIISLVIVYKTFVLGFDRIRPPADNSVRYNRRRVTRILFVLVGAVSLLPIIFSGLSYLPTVMGLAGAGIVISLKDITLNYVGWLMIHGSNGFEVGDRIEIDGIRGDVVNIGINRFTLLEISQDPKSEQSTNRLVHIPNHSVILHKVYVVKEKFGFIWDEFRLKLPHGTDWERAEQLLNGILQNGSIIDQHKIDSTVRELSKNYLVRLGKITPIVYVNVEEGGILFSLRYLTHIKEKRNQRARISREVLKEFAEANIRIL, encoded by the coding sequence ATGGAAGATATTATCCGATTACTGAATCCATTCTTCCTCCTTGGCTTAAAGGAGAGAACGATTTCTCAGGAACTGATCCTGGTCGTTTACTTCATTATAAGTTTAGTTATAGTCTACAAAACCTTTGTATTAGGCTTCGATCGCATTCGTCCTCCTGCGGACAATTCCGTTCGTTACAATAGAAGGAGAGTAACGCGTATCTTGTTCGTGCTCGTCGGAGCAGTTTCTCTTCTTCCGATCATATTCTCCGGTTTGTCTTACCTGCCTACTGTGATGGGTCTTGCCGGTGCCGGTATCGTGATCTCTCTGAAGGATATCACTTTGAATTATGTTGGCTGGCTCATGATACATGGGAGCAACGGTTTCGAAGTGGGTGATCGGATCGAGATCGATGGCATCCGAGGGGACGTGGTGAATATAGGTATTAACCGTTTCACTCTTCTGGAGATCAGCCAAGATCCTAAATCGGAACAGTCTACGAATCGTCTTGTGCATATTCCAAATCATTCAGTGATCCTTCATAAGGTTTATGTGGTGAAGGAAAAGTTCGGTTTTATTTGGGACGAGTTCAGATTGAAGCTTCCTCATGGCACCGATTGGGAGAGGGCAGAGCAATTATTAAACGGGATCCTACAAAATGGATCTATTATAGACCAACACAAGATCGATTCTACTGTGAGAGAGCTTTCTAAAAACTACTTGGTGCGTTTAGGAAAGATCACACCAATCGTCTATGTGAATGTAGAAGAAGGTGGGATCCTCTTCTCCTTACGTTATCTGACTCATATCAAGGAGAAGAGAAATCAGAGAGCCAGGATCTCCCGAGAAGTGTTGAAAGAGTTTGCAGAAGCAAATATCAGGATTTTGTAG
- the aroB gene encoding 3-dehydroquinate synthase gives MNPIQEVKIHAFSKEYKVSIYSDFRGLGETIRRFYPVSSIFILTERKLSGLFSKFYSMELGGLGVPVHEIYIKGGEKNKHINRTADVYNRLIELGADRKSLILALGGGVVGDFAGFIASTFLRGIRFAQIPTSLLACVDSSVGGKVAVNADLGKNMIGSFYQPEFVYVPLIALSTLPKKEWRCGMAEIVKHGLLSGGEYLEKVRANNKEVYDHSSPALLELIVGSILYKANIVSQDERETGLRKVLNLGHTTAHAIESLTNYKKYSHGEAVAIGLLTAIILSVQKQGLDQNWIEDLRKILAQYDLPYQDSSKSSQVAKHTLHDKKNVGSSVRFVLLQSAGSPVWDIPVELPEIVQAFRSQKKMK, from the coding sequence ATGAATCCGATCCAAGAAGTTAAGATACATGCGTTCTCTAAAGAATATAAGGTCAGCATTTATTCCGATTTTAGAGGATTGGGAGAAACGATTCGCAGGTTCTATCCGGTTTCTTCTATCTTCATTTTAACTGAGAGAAAGCTCTCTGGTCTCTTTTCAAAATTTTATAGTATGGAATTAGGTGGGCTGGGTGTTCCGGTTCATGAGATCTATATTAAAGGCGGAGAAAAGAACAAGCACATCAATCGAACTGCGGACGTATACAATCGGCTTATAGAACTGGGTGCCGATCGCAAGAGTTTGATCCTCGCTCTTGGAGGCGGAGTGGTCGGTGATTTTGCTGGTTTTATTGCTTCTACATTTCTGAGGGGAATTCGCTTTGCTCAGATCCCGACGAGCCTTCTTGCTTGTGTGGATTCTTCTGTGGGAGGAAAGGTGGCCGTGAATGCGGATCTTGGTAAGAACATGATCGGCTCCTTCTACCAACCTGAATTCGTATATGTGCCATTGATCGCGTTATCCACCTTACCGAAGAAGGAATGGAGATGCGGTATGGCGGAGATTGTGAAGCACGGTCTTCTTTCCGGCGGTGAATATTTAGAGAAAGTCCGCGCCAATAACAAAGAAGTGTATGATCATTCTTCTCCTGCTCTTTTGGAATTGATCGTCGGTTCTATTTTATATAAAGCGAATATAGTGAGTCAGGACGAAAGAGAGACCGGACTCAGAAAGGTATTGAACTTAGGGCATACGACTGCACATGCCATCGAGTCTCTTACGAATTATAAAAAATATTCACATGGAGAAGCTGTTGCAATAGGACTATTGACTGCGATCATTCTTTCTGTGCAGAAGCAAGGCTTGGATCAGAATTGGATCGAAGACTTAAGAAAGATACTGGCTCAATACGATCTTCCGTATCAGGATTCGAGCAAGTCCTCGCAAGTGGCCAAGCACACTCTTCACGATAAAAAGAATGTGGGGAGCTCTGTTCGGTTCGTTTTATTGCAATCTGCCGGTTCTCCGGTTTGGGACATTCCGGTCGAGTTGCCGGAGATCGTCCAGGCGTTTCGTTCTCAGAAGAAGATGAAGTAA
- the hisG gene encoding ATP phosphoribosyltransferase — MLTLALPKGRLAEESIELMLEQGWLNGRPDPDSKELIFKDSKGKVRILLVRSQDVATYVEQNSADAGIVGWDVLLEGGYDLLLPLDLGIGKCRLSVAAPKGWSLSSGERKVRVATKYPNIAKEFFLKKGINCEVIKLYGSIELAPLVGLSDCIVDLVSTGATLKANNLEEIEIIMESTARLIFNRSSLYTKRKEIGEFLDSFSALEKQL, encoded by the coding sequence ATGCTAACACTGGCCCTTCCGAAAGGACGGCTCGCCGAAGAAAGCATCGAATTGATGCTGGAACAAGGCTGGCTCAATGGTCGCCCGGATCCGGATTCTAAAGAATTAATCTTCAAAGATTCTAAGGGAAAGGTCCGCATTCTGCTTGTCCGTTCTCAAGATGTGGCGACTTACGTGGAACAGAATTCCGCAGACGCAGGCATTGTGGGATGGGACGTATTATTGGAAGGTGGATATGACCTTCTTCTTCCCTTGGACCTGGGAATCGGAAAATGCAGACTTTCTGTTGCCGCACCCAAGGGCTGGAGCCTGAGCTCAGGCGAAAGAAAGGTTCGTGTAGCGACAAAATATCCGAATATAGCCAAGGAATTCTTCCTAAAAAAAGGGATCAATTGCGAGGTGATCAAGCTCTACGGTAGTATAGAACTCGCTCCTTTGGTTGGATTATCCGATTGCATCGTGGATTTAGTCTCTACAGGAGCTACCTTAAAGGCAAATAATCTGGAAGAGATCGAGATTATCATGGAATCTACGGCTAGGCTGATCTTTAATCGTTCTTCCTTATATACCAAGAGAAAAGAAATCGGGGAGTTTCTGGATTCCTTCTCTGCACTTGAAAAACAGTTGTGA
- a CDS encoding tetratricopeptide repeat protein, with translation MKRFEPKPGASIKDLDPYADLSGAEKAFAILFSKIGEHKKEVLIGFGVLFVTVVSVVGWNEYRAEQFRKGTIAIERLEKELAQNPLAELTDKIKKYEAIASTYSSPSLDLRLSKTLGDLYARNGEFAKAADKLEYAGKKIDDLPEAKAYYFYLAGNYRESGNQFAEAETDYSTASSLLSNRRNVSGFYAWSLYQAGRLKLKNGKKAEALELLKKVLEQEISSPSEEFKSVKELATYLLLKNSQGN, from the coding sequence ATGAAGCGGTTCGAACCAAAACCCGGAGCATCTATAAAGGATCTGGATCCGTACGCGGATCTTTCCGGAGCCGAAAAGGCTTTTGCCATCTTATTCTCTAAAATCGGAGAACATAAGAAAGAGGTCCTGATCGGATTCGGAGTTTTATTCGTAACCGTTGTCTCCGTAGTGGGATGGAACGAATACAGAGCCGAGCAATTCCGCAAGGGAACCATCGCAATTGAACGCCTCGAAAAGGAATTGGCTCAAAATCCTTTGGCGGAATTGACCGATAAGATCAAGAAATACGAAGCAATCGCTTCTACTTATAGTTCACCTTCTTTGGATCTTCGTCTTTCTAAGACTCTCGGAGATCTGTATGCTCGTAACGGAGAGTTCGCAAAGGCTGCGGATAAGCTAGAATATGCTGGAAAGAAGATTGATGATCTTCCTGAAGCAAAGGCTTATTATTTCTATTTGGCCGGTAATTACAGAGAGAGCGGAAATCAATTCGCCGAAGCGGAGACTGATTATTCCACTGCCTCTTCTCTTTTGAGCAATCGCAGGAATGTATCCGGATTCTACGCTTGGAGTCTATACCAGGCTGGACGACTCAAACTTAAGAACGGGAAAAAGGCGGAAGCTCTGGAACTCTTGAAAAAGGTTTTAGAGCAAGAGATCTCTTCTCCTTCTGAAGAATTCAAGTCGGTCAAAGAACTCGCTACTTATCTTCTACTGAAAAACAGCCAGGGCAACTAA
- the acpP gene encoding acyl carrier protein yields MADFEKIKSIIVEQLGVDESEVTPEAHFIDDLGADSLDTVELVMALEEEFGVEISDEDAEKIQTVGDVIKFIDTLKS; encoded by the coding sequence ATGGCAGATTTCGAAAAGATTAAGTCTATTATCGTTGAGCAACTTGGAGTGGATGAGTCAGAAGTGACTCCTGAAGCACACTTTATTGATGACCTCGGTGCAGACTCTCTTGATACAGTTGAACTCGTTATGGCTCTTGAAGAAGAGTTTGGCGTTGAAATTTCCGATGAGGATGCTGAAAAGATCCAAACCGTCGGAGACGTAATTAAGTTCATCGACACTCTTAAGTCCTAA
- the pyk gene encoding pyruvate kinase, producing MFSPEKKTKMVCTIGPSSSDENILTALLRAGMDIARMNFSHGTHEDHKQVFQKLRKCESESGVPLGIMADLQGPKIRTGKLRVPQVELEKGNKIRLLADTEYLGDSEAIGTTYPAMIEDLRPGDKLLVDDGKLVLEVESKSSKEAVLKVIIGGILKSNKGINLPGTPISAPALSEKDLLDLKFALSLGVDYVALSFVRRASDLEMAREIMRGHQTGLIAKIERPEAIRNIDEILDAADGIMIARGDLGVEIETERVPVLQKELIYKANRAGKPVITATQMLESMVDNPRPTRAEASDVANAVMDGTDAVMLSGESASGKYPVESAEMMAKILRETENLDRIYEIHWNIKKSELEIERAALGSAAREIAHSIQAKAIVNFTRSGYSALVTSEMRPKVPILSFTPYLATARKMKLYRGVQPYVMPFMETFFDMIRYMETKLPEDGMLVQGDIVVILSGAPGGEAKSVDFLQIYKIK from the coding sequence ATGTTTAGCCCGGAAAAGAAAACGAAAATGGTCTGTACCATAGGTCCCTCATCCTCAGATGAAAATATTCTCACCGCACTTCTCCGCGCCGGGATGGACATCGCGAGGATGAATTTCTCCCACGGAACTCACGAAGATCATAAGCAAGTCTTCCAAAAACTCCGCAAATGCGAATCCGAATCTGGAGTCCCTTTAGGGATCATGGCGGATCTACAAGGTCCGAAGATCCGAACAGGAAAACTCCGAGTTCCCCAAGTCGAATTGGAAAAGGGGAATAAGATCAGACTCTTAGCGGACACGGAATATTTAGGTGATTCAGAAGCGATCGGAACCACCTATCCCGCTATGATCGAAGATCTTCGTCCCGGAGACAAACTTTTAGTCGATGACGGTAAACTCGTACTAGAAGTTGAATCCAAATCAAGCAAAGAAGCCGTATTAAAAGTTATAATCGGGGGAATTCTAAAAAGCAACAAAGGAATTAATTTGCCGGGCACCCCGATCTCCGCTCCTGCCCTTTCTGAAAAGGATCTTCTCGATCTGAAATTCGCTCTCAGCCTGGGAGTAGATTACGTCGCATTGAGTTTTGTACGAAGAGCCTCCGATCTAGAAATGGCCAGAGAGATCATGAGAGGGCATCAGACAGGATTGATTGCCAAGATAGAAAGACCGGAGGCGATCCGGAATATCGACGAAATTTTAGATGCCGCAGATGGGATCATGATCGCAAGAGGCGACTTGGGAGTCGAAATAGAAACGGAAAGAGTTCCGGTACTTCAAAAAGAGCTTATATACAAGGCGAATCGCGCTGGCAAGCCAGTGATCACAGCGACTCAAATGTTGGAGTCCATGGTGGACAATCCGAGACCTACAAGAGCAGAAGCAAGCGATGTAGCAAATGCAGTTATGGATGGAACCGACGCAGTCATGCTTTCGGGAGAGTCCGCCAGTGGAAAATATCCTGTAGAATCCGCAGAGATGATGGCAAAGATCTTAAGGGAAACGGAAAACCTGGATCGCATCTATGAGATCCATTGGAATATTAAAAAATCCGAATTAGAGATCGAAAGAGCGGCCCTTGGTTCCGCAGCAAGAGAGATTGCTCATAGCATCCAGGCCAAGGCAATCGTCAACTTCACCCGAAGCGGTTATTCTGCATTAGTCACGTCCGAGATGAGGCCTAAGGTTCCAATCCTTTCCTTCACTCCATACCTAGCGACAGCCAGAAAGATGAAATTGTATAGAGGAGTGCAACCTTACGTTATGCCCTTTATGGAAACCTTCTTTGACATGATCCGTTATATGGAAACCAAGCTTCCAGAAGACGGGATGCTAGTCCAAGGAGATATAGTGGTCATTCTTTCCGGTGCGCCGGGAGGCGAGGCAAAATCCGTGGACTTCTTGCAGATTTATAAAATCAAGTAG
- the fabG gene encoding 3-oxoacyl-[acyl-carrier-protein] reductase, with amino-acid sequence MIDLKGKNAIVTGAARGIGKATALKLAQAGANVVIADLNEEASKATADEIAKATGVKTLGVSANVANSESAHAAIQAVVDTFGSIDILVNNAGITKDTLMLRMKQEQWDAVIAVNLTGTFNCIQGAIKFMAKNPNGGSIINLSSIAGVNGNIGQTNYSASKAGVIGLTKAVALEMAGRKIRCNAIAPGFIATEMTDAIPEKIRTAMVAAIPLKRAGQPEDIANTIAFLASDISSFITGQIIEVNGGGFLPGAQA; translated from the coding sequence ATGATCGATTTGAAAGGCAAAAACGCCATTGTAACCGGGGCTGCCCGTGGAATCGGTAAAGCAACCGCATTAAAACTCGCACAAGCAGGTGCAAATGTTGTCATCGCCGACTTAAACGAAGAGGCAAGTAAGGCAACCGCAGACGAAATCGCAAAAGCAACCGGTGTAAAGACTCTAGGAGTCTCTGCGAACGTAGCAAATTCAGAGTCAGCTCATGCAGCTATCCAAGCGGTAGTAGATACATTCGGCTCTATCGATATTCTTGTGAACAACGCAGGTATCACTAAAGACACTCTCATGCTTAGAATGAAACAAGAGCAGTGGGATGCGGTAATCGCAGTGAACCTAACTGGAACTTTTAACTGTATCCAAGGAGCCATAAAATTTATGGCAAAGAATCCTAATGGTGGATCCATCATTAACCTTTCCTCTATCGCTGGAGTGAACGGAAATATCGGACAAACTAACTATTCAGCTTCTAAGGCTGGTGTGATCGGTTTGACCAAAGCAGTCGCTCTTGAAATGGCAGGTCGTAAGATCCGTTGTAATGCAATCGCTCCAGGATTCATCGCTACTGAGATGACAGACGCAATTCCTGAAAAGATCCGCACTGCAATGGTTGCGGCTATCCCTCTTAAGAGAGCTGGACAGCCAGAAGATATCGCGAATACGATCGCGTTCCTTGCTTCTGATATTTCTTCTTTCATTACAGGACAGATAATCGAAGTGAACGGCGGGGGCTTCCTTCCAGGAGCACAAGCTTAA
- the plsX gene encoding phosphate acyltransferase PlsX, with amino-acid sequence MWVAVDAMSGDYGPDRIVEGAVTAVNQDGRNVILVGKEEDLSEILLKYEYDPEKIRIVHASEIIGMNDSPSIAVRAMEDSSIVQAAQLVANKTCVGMFSPGNTGATMAAALLYLGRIPGVLRPPIAAPIPREKGAPTLLLDAGANVDCKPEYLAQFAIMGSIYSKYIFNIPKPKVGILSNGEEDKKGNSVTLKAFEYIRKLPVDFVGNVEGRDLYGGGRNVDVVVCDGFVGNIVLKATEGLSKSIFSVLRESIAQSSLAQTGALLLKPTFTAIKKRLDYAEYGGALLLGVDGTCLIGHGSSNSHAVRSAIRVLVECAERDVNRRIKEEIEKAKI; translated from the coding sequence ATGTGGGTCGCCGTCGATGCAATGAGCGGCGACTACGGTCCTGACAGGATCGTAGAAGGTGCAGTTACCGCAGTCAACCAAGACGGCAGAAACGTAATTCTCGTAGGCAAAGAAGAAGACCTAAGCGAGATCCTCCTCAAATACGAATATGATCCCGAAAAAATAAGGATAGTTCATGCCAGTGAGATCATAGGCATGAACGACTCTCCTTCCATCGCAGTTCGTGCCATGGAAGATTCTTCTATCGTGCAAGCGGCTCAGCTTGTGGCGAACAAAACCTGTGTCGGAATGTTCTCTCCCGGAAATACCGGAGCCACTATGGCAGCTGCCTTGTTGTATCTTGGTAGAATACCAGGAGTGCTTCGTCCTCCGATTGCGGCTCCCATTCCTAGAGAGAAGGGGGCACCTACTTTGCTTTTGGATGCAGGAGCGAATGTGGACTGTAAGCCTGAATATCTGGCACAGTTCGCGATCATGGGTTCTATCTATTCTAAATATATATTTAATATTCCTAAACCTAAAGTAGGAATCCTTTCTAACGGAGAAGAGGATAAGAAGGGAAACTCCGTCACATTAAAAGCATTCGAATACATTCGAAAACTTCCTGTCGACTTTGTAGGAAATGTGGAAGGTCGGGATCTATATGGAGGCGGAAGGAATGTGGATGTAGTAGTTTGCGACGGCTTCGTAGGAAATATAGTTCTTAAAGCGACAGAAGGCCTTTCTAAATCCATCTTCAGTGTCTTGAGAGAGAGCATTGCTCAGTCTAGCTTAGCCCAGACAGGTGCATTGCTCTTGAAGCCTACCTTTACTGCCATTAAGAAGAGACTCGATTATGCAGAATATGGTGGAGCTCTTCTATTAGGTGTGGATGGAACTTGTTTGATCGGTCATGGTTCTTCTAATTCTCATGCTGTGCGTAGTGCGATCCGTGTCTTGGTCGAGTGTGCCGAAAGAGATGTGAATCGTAGGATCAAAGAAGAGATAGAGAAAGCAAAGATCTGA
- a CDS encoding NUDIX domain-containing protein, whose protein sequence is MEFFFKKKGLRVRVAALIRNRKGEILLLQQKKKDSYYWLLPGGGIEFGENAEYALKRELKEELSLDVTSANFLFLNESIDPKGNRHLIQLVFLTTVKKQDPTVNLKEKAITGFGYFPLGAVLEMDIRPDIKEYLSAGKYKPSPFIRSQWVYDK, encoded by the coding sequence ATGGAATTCTTTTTTAAAAAGAAAGGCTTAAGAGTGAGAGTTGCGGCTCTTATTCGGAATCGTAAGGGAGAGATCCTTCTTTTGCAGCAAAAGAAGAAGGACTCTTATTATTGGCTATTGCCCGGAGGGGGAATAGAATTCGGCGAGAATGCCGAATACGCTCTAAAGAGAGAATTGAAAGAGGAACTTTCTTTGGATGTTACGAGTGCGAATTTTCTTTTTCTAAATGAATCCATTGACCCGAAGGGAAATCGTCATCTTATTCAATTGGTTTTTTTGACTACCGTGAAGAAGCAAGACCCGACTGTGAACTTGAAAGAGAAGGCGATCACTGGCTTCGGATATTTTCCTTTGGGCGCAGTTTTGGAGATGGATATTCGTCCAGATATCAAGGAATATCTTTCTGCGGGAAAGTATAAGCCTTCTCCTTTTATTCGAAGCCAATGGGTATATGATAAATGA
- the rnc gene encoding ribonuclease III, with product MIKKNQKPAQTPPDPERWDRLNHLISDLGIKFRNKSYLEIAFIHSSFKNENPEYKEHNERLEFLGDSVLGLVIAKYLFRTNPSASEGELSRQKAKLVSTTVLNGLSDKLGLIEFVLLGRGEGKGDSQKKLGANLFESLVGAIYLDQGMETAEEFIIKHLVGFIKDSDTIREATDFKSILQETCQKKFKLLPTYRLIKETGPDHEKTFYVNVSIRDKYSAEGQGRNKKFAEQDAAKQMLKILKIKF from the coding sequence TTGATAAAAAAAAACCAAAAACCAGCTCAAACTCCGCCGGATCCCGAAAGATGGGATAGGCTCAATCATTTGATCTCAGATCTGGGCATCAAATTTCGGAATAAATCTTATTTAGAGATCGCATTCATTCATAGTTCTTTCAAGAACGAGAACCCAGAGTATAAAGAGCATAACGAAAGATTGGAATTCTTAGGTGATTCCGTTCTAGGTTTGGTGATCGCGAAGTATTTATTTAGAACGAACCCGAGTGCTTCCGAAGGGGAATTATCCAGACAAAAAGCCAAATTGGTTTCTACCACTGTTCTGAATGGACTGAGCGACAAACTCGGATTAATCGAATTCGTATTATTAGGCAGGGGAGAAGGCAAGGGTGATTCCCAAAAAAAACTAGGAGCGAATCTATTCGAGTCCTTGGTAGGTGCGATCTATTTAGATCAAGGAATGGAAACTGCCGAAGAATTCATTATAAAACATCTTGTCGGCTTCATTAAGGATTCGGACACCATTCGAGAGGCTACGGATTTCAAATCCATTCTGCAGGAGACCTGCCAGAAAAAATTTAAGCTTCTTCCTACCTATAGATTGATCAAAGAAACCGGTCCGGATCATGAAAAAACGTTTTATGTAAATGTATCGATCCGAGATAAATACTCCGCAGAAGGCCAAGGCCGAAATAAAAAGTTTGCGGAACAGGATGCGGCTAAACAAATGCTAAAGATCCTGAAAATTAAGTTTTAA
- a CDS encoding SpoIIE family protein phosphatase: MTSITIKPEILIIDDDRDVGEALEVLLSKLGYNSTFFDSVDKGKEYFEKESNPIVFLDIHMPRTSGLDVLPYFKNLNPATQVIMMTGERDINNVVTSLTHKASDFLLKPFSLQTVRIAVQRALDYYTLLKEKEARDESILRDLRLASKIQRKILSVPDLSPLEVAVDNIPASFVSGDFYVLSRVGDNLLVLLGDIEDHGVTSGLIGLLMTSIAREAYKEQADPSHILKRMNIELSQEIGTHSLTAAVAIVHLDKKTLTYARGGHPFPVLYQSSGQLLLNEKSGQLLGIMDSLEFESHEIPYQEGDILFLYSDGLLNNLSSPLFGELEEIRKKGQGIPEFQDAIRSFTKVSLPTREFRDDSSYLLIRL, encoded by the coding sequence ATGACATCAATTACGATTAAGCCTGAAATTTTGATCATAGATGACGATCGGGATGTGGGAGAAGCTCTTGAAGTTTTGCTCTCTAAATTAGGTTATAATTCTACTTTTTTCGATTCAGTAGACAAGGGTAAGGAATATTTCGAAAAGGAATCCAATCCGATCGTATTTCTGGACATCCACATGCCTAGGACAAGCGGTCTGGATGTACTTCCTTATTTCAAAAATCTGAATCCAGCTACTCAGGTCATTATGATGACCGGAGAAAGGGATATCAATAATGTGGTGACCTCTCTCACTCATAAGGCTTCCGATTTCTTGCTTAAGCCGTTTTCATTGCAAACCGTTCGGATTGCAGTCCAGAGAGCCTTGGACTATTATACTTTGTTAAAAGAGAAAGAGGCGAGGGACGAAAGTATCCTAAGAGATCTAAGACTTGCCTCTAAGATCCAGAGAAAGATCCTCTCTGTTCCAGATCTTTCTCCTTTGGAAGTAGCCGTGGACAATATTCCTGCCTCCTTCGTGAGCGGGGATTTCTATGTTCTTTCCCGCGTTGGTGACAATTTGCTAGTGCTATTAGGAGATATAGAGGATCATGGCGTTACTTCCGGATTGATCGGACTCTTGATGACTAGCATTGCAAGAGAGGCTTATAAGGAACAAGCGGATCCTTCTCATATATTAAAAAGAATGAATATAGAATTGTCCCAGGAGATCGGAACCCATAGTTTGACTGCTGCTGTCGCAATCGTTCACTTGGACAAAAAAACTCTCACCTACGCAAGGGGAGGGCACCCATTCCCTGTGCTGTATCAATCTTCCGGCCAGTTGCTATTGAATGAAAAGTCGGGACAACTTTTAGGTATTATGGACTCCCTTGAATTTGAATCTCATGAGATCCCATACCAAGAAGGAGATATTCTTTTCCTATACAGCGACGGGTTATTGAATAATCTTTCCAGTCCACTCTTCGGAGAATTAGAAGAGATCCGAAAAAAAGGCCAGGGGATCCCGGAATTCCAAGATGCGATCCGTTCTTTTACGAAGGTGAGTCTACCTACTCGCGAATTCAGGGACGATTCCAGTTATCTATTGATCCGTCTTTAA